The DNA segment AAGGTTTTAGCAAATGTTAATAATTTTCCAGATTCTTGGGTATTTGTTTTACATGATAGATATGGTGATACACAAAAAAAAGTAAATAAGCTATACCCACATATTCTTAAATACAAGAATAAGAAAGTATATTTTTCAAATATAAAAATAAAAGATACTGGCGATATGCATAAAATATTACATTGTGCAGATTTGGGGTTAGCAACATATTGTCCTAATTTTGCCAATAAATATACGGGAAAAAATATTGAATTTATTGGGCTAGCTTCTGGGAAAATAAGTACTTATTTGCAAAATGGATTACCAATTATAACTACAAAAAATAAAATTTTGGATGAGAGTATTAAAAAGAATAATTTAGGTTTTTCTATAAAAAGTATAGAAGAAATTCCAGTTATATTAGAACACTTTAAACCATCTCGGCATATTAATAAAGCTTGCATAGATTTTTTTTATAAAGAGTTAAGCTTCGATAATTATTCAAAAGATCTATTAAGATTGATAGAAAAATTATTAAATAAGACTGATGAGGTGAATAACATATTAAAAGAAACCAATGAATAAAGATATCTACTATAAAAATTATGAAGAAAGACCCACAAGACTTAGTGTAATTACCGCAACTTATAATGTAGAAAAATTCTTACCTAGATTAATAAAAAGTCTACAAGAGCAAGTCGATAAAGATTTTGAGTGGATCATTTCTGATGGAGTGTCTAGCGATAAGACTTTAGAAATTTTAAAAAATACTGGCGGGATAAATATAAAAGTAATCTCGGGCGAAGACTTTGGGATTTATGATGCTTTAAATAGAGGCATAAAAGCTTGTAATGGAGAATTCTATCTTGTTATCGGTGCTGATGATGAGCTTTATCCAAATGCTATTAAAGATTATAAGAAAGCCATGGGGGATGGTGTAGACATAATAACAGCTTGTATTGATACTAATAATGGCAAAATTGAGCCAAATGGTGGACCAAGATGGCTAAAGGCACAAGCTCACTACATCTCTGGACATGCTGTAGGCTCAATATACCGCACAAGTCTTCATCAAAAACTTGGTTACTATTCAAGAAAATTTCCAATAGCGGCAGATCAGCTATTTGTATTGACTGCTGCAAATTATGGGGCAAAGATAAAAGTTGCAAAAAGTGTTGTAGGTAAATTTTCAAATTATGGAGTTAGTAGTATTGATATGTTAGGAGCTCTTTGTGAATTTTATAGAGTTCAGGTGGTGATGGGCGAAAATAAATTTGTGCAAACTACTCTATTTATTTTAAGACTTATTAAAAATTTTAGAAAATTATAAAGATATATAAATGAAAGACTATGGTGTTTCTATAATAGTTCCCATATATAATGTGGAGAAATATATAGAAAAATGTGCAACTACGCTTTTAGAGCAAGACTATAACAATATAGAGTATATTTTTGTAAATGATTGCACTCCAGATAGTTCTATGAAAATTTTGAAGGACATTATTGAAAGATACCCAAATAGAAAAAGCCATGTAAAAATCATTAATAAAATAAAAAATGAAGGCTTACCGCAAGCTAGAAAAAGTGGGTTGAAAATATCAAGTGGCAAATACATTTTACATGTAGATAGTGACGACTGGGTCGATAAAGATATGGTAAGTTCTTTGATGAGTGAAGCTAGAAAAAGTTATGCAGACATAGTTTGTTTTGACTATATTAAAGAATTTAATAAAAAAAGCGTTGTAAAAAGTTTTTTTTATACAAAAAATTACCCAAAGTCTAATTTGAACTTTGTAAAAGCTATTTTATCTCATGAAATTTCTGTTTCCATGTGTGATAAATTGGTTAAAAGAGAGCTTTATGAAAATGTTGAATTTCCATATTTTTCACACTGTGAAGATAGTTTTGTAAATTTACAGCTTGTTTATTGGGCAAAAAAAATTACTCACATTGCAAAACCATTTTATCACTATAGAACAAATCCTAATTCGCTTTCTAGTAGTTTTTCAAATAATAAAAAAGCCCTTGATGATTTTGCTGATTTTAGCAGAGCTGTAAAGAATTTTTTGATACAAAAAGATCTTTTTGATGAATATTTTAAATTTCACATTCCTACTATTTTAAAATTTACTTTGGATTATTCTGAAAGTGATTTTAAAAAACAAATAAATGCTATATGCCCAGAAGCAAATAATATAAAATATGTTTTTCAAATCAATAGAAATATAATCTATAAAATTTTATATAGCACTGTTTTTATAGGGTTCTCGCAAATTTTTGTTTTTGCAAAAAAAGTATTTATTAGGCTTAGAAATTTTTAGATTCATATGATTGGAGTTGCTATGAAAATTTTTATAATCGGTAATGTCTCGTCTATGATGATAAATTTTAGAGAAGAGCTCATAAAATTACTTGTATCAAAAGGGCATGATGTCTACTGTTTAGTTAGTGACTACAATGAAGAAAGTAGAAAAAAAATAATCTCATTGGGTGCAACACCGCTTGACCATACTTTAAATGCAAAAGGGCTAAATCCATTTAAAGATCTCATTGCTACATATGATTTTATTAAGCTATTTAGGCAGCATAGGCCAGATGCGATTTTTTCTTTTTTTGTTAAACCAGTTATTTTTGTAACTATAGCCGCAAAAATAGCAAGAGTGCCAAGAATAGCAGGCATGATAGAAGGGCTTGGTGGAGCTTTTACAGTTCATAAAAATGGGCAAACAATGAAGGCGAAAATTATCAAAACTATACAAGTTCTTTTATATAAAATTTCACTACCATCTCTTGACGAGCTTATATTTTTAAATAATGACGATAAAAAGGACTTGATTGATAGATACAATATAAAAGCAAAGTCCATAAATATATTAGGTGGTATAGGTGTTGATCTTGATAAATTCTCATATACTAAAGCACCTATTGAACCTATAAATTTTATTTTTATAGCAAGACTTCTTGCAGAAAAGGGAATATTTGAGTATTTGGAAGCAGCTAAAATCGTAAAAGAAAAATATAAAGATGTAAAGTTTTATATATTTGGTAGTTTTGATGAGCACAATCCATTTGGATTAACGCATGAAGAACTAAAACCTTATCTTGATAGTGGTGTAGTTATATACCCTGGCTTCGTAAATAATATAAAAGAACGGATCGTGAATAGTTCTATTTTTGTCTTGCCTTCGTATTACAGAGAAGGTGTGCCAAGAAGTACGCAGGAAGCCATGGCGATAGGAAGGGCAGTAATAACCACAAATAGTGTAGGATGTAAAGAAACTGTTGAAGATAGTGTAAATGGGTTTTTGGTACCACCATTTGATAGTAAAATTTTGGCACAAAAGATGATTTATTTTATACAAAATCCAGAAATGATAGTCCAAATGGGTATAGAAAGCAGAAAAATAGCTGAAGTAAAATTTAATATAAATGAAAAGAATGAAATACTTGTAAAGATTATTATTGGGAAATAGCACATTGCCATTTTTAGGTTTTTAATTTAAAAAATTTTATATTGACTTGACTTCAGCAAGCTTATCGTGATTTAAATAATAAAACCAAGACAAGCTCACTAGTTTTCTAGGCTAGACTTCTACCCCGTTAGTCCACTAACTGATTTTGTATTATTCTTATCAGCCTTTTGTTTTAAAAATTCCTCTTCCTCTTTTGTAGGTTTATACTCACCTTTGAAGAATTTTTCTTAGTATCAATCTTTTGCTCTAGTATCTTTCTCTCATGAATTTTATATGTTGGCTTCAGTACTAAAGATAATTTCTAAAGCTAACGCTATATGCCCTATATCATAGTGGTAGCTTACACATTTTAGCTCTTTAGGAGTGCCAAGGGGTTTTTGTGGCGATAACTTGTGAGTTGCCGATATTGACCGGATAGTTTTCATCTTTACCGATAACTGTGAAACAAGTGTTAGCTAATTCCAATTTTATCCATTACATTTACTGCTTATAAATAAATTTAATTACTAAAGAATTAAGCTAAATAAAATAGAAAATAAAATATAATCCCAAATCTTTGGTCCCGTAGCTCAGTTGGTAGAGCACTACCTTGACATGGTAGTGGTCGATGGTTCGAGTCCATTCGGGGCCACCACTTCTAATAAAATATCCTAAACAAGAGATTTAAAAATTAATTATTAGTAAATTTTTTAAAGATTCGGTAAAGATTTATTTCAAATAATCTTTCACATCATACTCTTTGCCAGCATCGTGATCTTTTAAAAGTTTTGCCACGATAGGGCTTAAAATGATGATGGCAATTAAATTTGGCACAACCATCAAGCCATTAAACATATCTGCTAGGCTCCAGACAAAATCAACCTTTTGCAAGCTTCCCAAAAATACAAAAACGACTACTAAAATTTGAAAAGCTCTGACCGCTTTTGCCCCAAGAAGGTATCTTACATTGATCTCAGCAAAATAGTACCATCCAAGAATCGTTGTGAACGCAAAGAAAAATAGGCAAACAGCTACGAAGCTATATCCGCCAACCTTGCCAAAGATATGCGATGAGAAGGCTTCTTGCACCAAGGTGATACCTGTAAAGACTGCCTTGCCGTTTTCAAAGCTGATGACATTTGCGGTAAGTACTACAAAAACGGTTATATTTAAAACGATAAAAGTATCTACAAATACGCTCATTATGCCAAGTACTGCTTGATCGACCGGGTGTTTGACATTAGCTGCGGCGTGCGCGTGTGGAGTTGAGCCCATGCCAGCTTCATTGCTAAAAAGGCCCCTTGCTATGCCGTATCTCATCGCAGCTGCTATACTAGCTCCAGTCGCTCCACCCCACGCAGCTGAAGGATCAAATGCTGCTTTGTAGATAAGCAAAACTGCATCTGGAATTTCGTGAAAATTTAAAGCGATAATGATTAGTCCAACACCTACATAAAGTAAAGCCATCAAAGGCACGATCTTTTCAGCCACTCTTGCGATCGCCTTTACGCCACCTATAAAGATGACCGCACAGACGATTGCTAAAAAAGCTCCAGTTATCCACTGAGGTATACCAAAGGCACCTTTAAAGCCGTCTGAGATCGAGTTTGCTTGCACCATATTTCCGATAAAGCCAAGTGCGATAATGATGGCGATAGCGAAAAATCCAGCTAAAATTTTTGCCCATTTTCCCTTTAATCCACGACTTATATAAAATGCTGGACCGCCTATCGTGTGACCGCTGTCATCTTCTGTGCGGTAAATTTGAGCTAGGCAAATTTCAGCAAAATTTGTAGCCATGCCTAAAAATGCAGCGCACCACATCCAAAATATCGCTCCAGGGCCACCCATGATAAGAGCTGTTGTCGCGCCTACTAGATTGCCGGTGCCAACTTGTGCGGCGATCGCAGTTGCAACTGCTTGAAACTGGCTCATACCAGCCTTGCCAGCAGCTTCGCCGTGAAGCGAGAAATTCCCAAAAAGTTCTCTTAGGCCCATTTTAAACTTAAAAATTTGAACAAACCCAAGCCTAATAGTAAAAAATAGTCCGGTGCCGCAAAGTAGGGCGATAAGGAAGTATGGACCCCAAAGAAATGAATTTATACTCTCAACGCAATTATTTAAAATTTCAGCAAAATTTGTAAGCATTTTCTTAACTTTCATTGGTGTAGTTTAGAGAGCGAGTATATTTAAAAAAATATAAAATTAAAATAAATAAGAAAAATTTTTTAGCTTGGTTTAAAATTTTGTGCTAGTTTCGGCTTACTCGCTGTGAACTTGCTTTTACTAGCAAGATTTTACGACCAATATTTTTACGCTCTAAGGCGTTTTTTGATTGATAATTTCTAAATTTATCCCACAGTGAAGGTTTAGAATGGCTAAAATTATTTCTTGATTTTTGGATTTTAAAATTAGATTTTTGCGTGTTTCAGACGGCTTTTACGAGAAATTTGCAATCTTTCTTGTGCGGATATAACTTGGCAAAACGTATTTGACTCTTGGTTTTGCTAAAAATCTTATAAAGCACGTTATAAGCGGTTTTGGTATTAAATTTTTACTTCATTGTTATTTGCTGGATTTGCCGTATTTTGTCCGTAAATCGCCGCCCAAAGTTGTTTAAAAATTTCTGGAAATTCGCTTGCTATGCCATAAGCCGTCGTTAATCTACTCCAACGTCTTCTATCTTTAAATTTAAAACAGACCTTTCAAATTGACAGAGTAAAGCCTAAATTTTACCCTTTGACCTTATCTTTTCTAGCCACTCATTTAGCGTTTTTTCAAAGCCTATGTCCTTGCTTTTGTAAAAAACGAGCGGTTTTTCTAGATATTTTTGCTCGACCCAGCCACCAAAATCATGCGGATAAAGGTAGTCTTTGCTCTCTTTTGTGTGGTTTTTTAGATATGGCGGGATCTTTAAAATTTCCTCGCTTTGCACGTATCTTAGGGCGGCATTTATCGCGTTATAGCTGGAGTTTGACTTTGGCGAGCTAGCTAGATAGACGGCGCACTGAGCTAGTATTATCCTAGCCTCTGGAAAGCCTATCTCTTTTACCGCACTTAGTGTGCTTGCGGCTAAATTTAGCGCATTTGGGTTTGCATTGCCGATGTCTTCGCTGGCAAATATCGCCATCCTTCTAGCGATGAAGTCCGCACTCTCGCCAGAGTCTATGAGCCTTGCGAGATAGTAGATAACGGCGTTTTCGTCGCTTCCACGTAGGCTTTTTATAAAAGCGCTTGCTAGCTCGTAGTGCGTATCATCCTCTTTTGCTCCCTCTTTTAGGGCGTTTTGACGCAGTGTCTTTAAATTTTCCAGACTCACATTTTCATCAAGCGTGATGGCAAATTCTAGTAAATTTAGCATAGCTCTTGCGTCGCCACCGCTACTTTTAAATAGATATTCTTTGGCTTCCTCGTCTATGCTAAATGAAATTTGCTCTCTTATCTTGCCAAGAAGCTCCTCAAAATCGCCACTGCTAAGCGGCCTAAACTCAAAGAGCATAGAGCGACTTCTGATGCCTGAGCTTAGCGTGAAAAAGGGATTTTCCGTGCTAGCACCGATGACTAAGGCTTTGTAGTTTTCCATGGGAATTAGCAGTGCTTCTTGTTGGGTTTTGCTTAGGCGGTGGATCTCGTCTATGAAAAAGAGTGGCTTATTTAAGGCGTTTTCGTAGTTTTTTAAAATTTTGCGAAAGTCATCTATCTTTAAATTTCCGCCATCAAATTCGTAAAAGTCGTAGTTTGCGCCGCTTGCTACTGCTCTTGCAAAGCTCGTCTTGCCACAGCCTGCTGGACCATAAAAGATGGAGTGTGGGATTTTGTTAGAGGCTATAAATTTTAAAAATGCTGCTTTAACCGCTTTTTGTCCGCAAATTTCATCCAAGCTTTTTGGTCTAAACATCAGTGCAAGTGAGCTCAAATTTCTTCCTTTACTTTGCTGGTTTTGGCAAAATTTTAGCTTTCGCGCTAAGACTTTCTATCTTAAACTCATAAATTTTAGTAATCTTTAACCCATACTGAGCCGCTGTTTCAAAGGTGTTCATCGCATAAGCTGTATATTTTAGGCTGAGAATTTTTAAAATTTCATATTTTTTAGCTTCGTCTGTGATCTCGTAAACTCTAGTTTTTGCGATGGCACTTTTATACTCAGTCGTAAAAACCTTACCTCCAAGTGCCTTGCCGTCGTCTTTTATCGCATCTAACTCGCTTTCGCTTAGATGTGGGACTTTGTTAAAACTAACGCAGACAAACTCCACTTTTCGTCCATCTTGAAGTAGTTTTGCCTTACAGCCAGCGGTAGCTCCGTGTATAAAAATGCTTTCACCAACTCTAACAGGCGAGATCGGTACGCTAAAAATTTCTCCCTCATCATCCACACATGAAATTACCGCATATTCACATTCATCTATGATTTTTAGGCCATCTTCACGGCTTAGCTCTCTATCTTTTCGTCTCATTTTTTATCCTTTTTTTGAAAGAGCATTTTAAAATTTAAGTGCTTAAAGGCTAGTATAACGCAAAAATTTCAAGGAAAAACATGAGAAAAATAGCCATTTTTGCCATTTTATTTGGCATAAACTTAGTCCATGCAAACGATGTTTGCAATGAATATATCAAGCAAAGTAGGCTATATCTTGACGAGCTTTATGCCAAAGAGAGCAAGCGACTTGCAAATGATGAAAAGGAGCTAAGGCTTTTTGAGCTTAAATTTGATGAGTTTAAACAAAGACAAAGCGGCCAAGAAGCCATAATTTTGCAAAACAAAGATGAGAAATTTTGCAAAAGAAAGCTTGAAGAGACAAACAAACTTTTAAATGATCTAAAAAAATAGATCAAATTTTTACGTTTAGATCCCAGTCTATTGGTGTTTTGCCATGGTTTGCTAGATAGATATTTGCTTTTGAGAAGTGACGGCAGCCAAAAAATGCGCCACGAGCCAGTGGGCTTGGATGTGCTGCCTCTAAGATGAGGTGCTTGCTGGCGTCAATGAGCGGTGCTTTGGCTCTAGCTGGATTGCCCCAAAGCATGAAAACTACGTTTTGTAAATTTTCGCTTATCTTTTTTATTACAGCGTCAGTAAAGCCCTGCCAGCCAAAGCTTGCGTGGGAATTTGCCACTCCAGCACTAACACTTAAAGTTGAGTTTAGAAGCAGCACGCCTTGCTTTGCCCACTTTGTAAGATCGCCACTATTTGGCTCTTTTGTGCCAAGATCAGCGTAAATTTCTTTATAAATATTCACAAGACTTGGGGGGACTTTTACACCACTAGGCACTGAAAAGCTTAGCCCCATGGCTTGATTTGCGCCATGGTATGGATCTTGGCCTAGGATGACGACTTTGACAGAGTGAAATGGCGTTAGGTTAAATGCATTAAATATAAGCGCGCTTGGCGGATAGACGGTGCCAGTGCTCTTTGCTTTTAAGAAATTTTCTTTGATACGCGCGAAATTTTCACTCAAAAACTCATCTTTTAGCACCTCTTTCCAACTTGGCTCGATCTTTATGTCGTCTAAATTTATCTGCATTTTTCTGCCTTTTGTAAGTTTTAGCGGTATAATTTTAACTAAAATTTATCTAAAGGAAAGAGCTGTGTCTGAGCAAATTTTTAATAAGATCTATGAGCTTCTTAGCAAGAATGAAGCTAAATTTAAAGTTCTAAATCATGAGAGTGCGACCACTTCAGAAGAGGTGGCAAAACTTAGGGGAACAAAGATGAGCCAAGGCGCAAAGGCTCTAGTTTGCTCTATAAAAGGGGTAGATGAGGAAAAATTTAGGCAAATTTTTAAAGATGAAAATGTGCTAAATGATTATTTGCTAAGCGATGAAAAGCCAGCGATGAAGGCTGGTAAAATTTATATTTTGGCTATTTTGCCAGCTGATATGCAGGCAAATCTTGATAGCTTGACACAAAAATTTGACGGCAAAAGGGCAAGCCTAGCTAGTCCAGATGAAGTTTTGGCATTGGCAGATTGTGTTTTTGGTTCAGTGCCACCGTTTAGCTTTCATAAAAATTTACACATTGTAGTTGATGAAAGGTTACTACAAAGAAACGATGAGATCGCATTTAATGCGGGACTACTTGATAGATCGATCATTTTAAATACAAAAGATTATACAAAGATAGTGCGACCAACGCTAATAAATTTTGCAGAATGAAAAAGTGCTAGGCTAACCACTTCCTAGCACTAAATATTGTCGGGAGAAAAATGAATTTAAATAATGCAAAGACGAGAAATTGCTAAATTCATTTCAAGAACAAATATTATCAGGCATAATCTTAAAGTATAATAAATTATATAAATAAAAAGCTTTAAATTTAGGGATTTATACATTTAAATATAAATATATATATTTCATAAATAAATTTATAGATCAAAGCTTGTGGATTTAAAAAGAATTTATAAAAATTTGCTTAGTAAATATTAAGTTTAGCTTAAAGCCCATTTAGATAAAATCCTTAATCGTTCTTTTATCGTAAAAAAGACAATTTGATATAAGGAAAAACAATGAGCGATATCATCGCATACAAACTAAATGGCGAAATAGTCGATACTCAAAGTATCGCAGGGCGTGAGAGTAGTGCTGAGCCTATCTATTTTGACAACTCAAAAGAGGCACTACACGTTATCAGACACTCCTGTGCGCACCTCATGGCACAAGCTATCAAATCACTCTATCCAAAGGCGAAATTCTTTGTCGGACCAAATGTAGAAGATGGATTTTATTATGATTTTAGAGTTGATGATGAGGGTACGAAGCTAGGCGAGAGCGATCTAGCAGTGATCGAAGATAAGATGAAAGAGCTTGCTGAGAAGAAAATTGATATCATCAAAACCTGCTCAACCAAAGCTAATATGAGCGATAAATTTAAAGATGACGACCTAAAGCAAGAGGTCTTAAAAAGAATCCCAGATGGTGAAGTTAGCAGCTACTCACAAGGTGATTTTGAAGATCTTTGCCGTGGACCACACGTACCAAATACTAAATTTTTAAAATTTTTCAAGCTTACACGTGTGGCTGGGGCTTATCTTGGCGGAGATGAGAACCGTGAGATGCTAACTAGAATTTACGGCACAGCTTACGCAGACAAAGAGAGTCTAAAAGAGCACATCCGCATCATCGAAGAGGCTAAAAAGCGCGATCACAGAAAGCTTGGCGTCGAGATGAAGCTATTTACATTTGATGAAGAAGTGGGTGGCGGTTTGCCTATCTGGCTACCAAATGGCGGACGCTTAAGATCAAAACTAGAGCAGCTCTTATACAAAGCCCACCGCGACCGCGGCTATGAGCCAGTGCGAGGTCCTGAGCTTTTAAAGGCTGACGTGTGGAGAAGAAGCGGCCACTACGCAAACTACAAAGAAAATATGTACTTTACAACGATCGATGAGACAGAGTATGGCATCAAGCCGATGAACTGCGTTGGTCACATCAAAGTTTATCAAAGTGACATCCGCTCTTACCGCGATCTCCCGCTTAAATTTTTTGAATACGGCGTCGTGCACCGTCATGAGAAAAGCGGCGTGCTTCACGGACTTTTCAGGGTTCGCGAATTTGCTCAAGATGACTCACATATCTTTTGTATGCCAAGCCAGATCAAAGAAAATATCTTAGAAATTTTAAAATTTGCTGGCACGATAATGGAAAATTTTGGTTTCCACTATGAGATGGAGATATCAACCAAGCCAGCCAAAGCGATCGGTGGCGATGAAATTTGGGATACAGCTACAAAAGCGCTAAAAGAAGCTCTTGATGAAAATGGCTTTAAGTACGGCATCGACGAGGGCGGCGGCGCATTTTATGGACCAAAGATCGACATTAAGATAACTGACGCGCTTAAGAGAAAGTGGCAGTGCGGCACGATACAAGTTGATTTTAACTTGCCAGAGCGCTTTGATCTAGGCTACATCGACGCAAATAACGAAAGACAGCGCCCTGTAATGCTTCACAGAGCCTTGCTTGGCAGTTTTGAGAGATTTATAGGAATTTTACTTGAGCACACTGCTGGCGAGCTACCATTTTTCATAGCTCCTACGCAAGTCGTCATCGTGCCTATTAGCGACGCGCATTTAGACTACGCAAAAGAAATTTCACGCGAGCTAAGAAAGATCAACGTCGATAGCGAGATCGCAAGTAAAAATGAGAGTTTAAATAAGAGAATAAGAACGGCAGAAAAACAAAGGGTGCCTATGATAGTCGTGCTAGGTGACAACGAAGTAGCGAACAAGAGCGTTGCATTGCGCGACAGACAGGCTAGGACGCAGAGCGATATGAGCTTGGCGGAATTTATAAATTTAACGAAGGAGAAACTTAGTGAGGTACATTTTTGAGTAAGGAAAATGAAGTATTGCTCAATGAGGACATAAGGGCGAGAGAGGTAAGATGTGTAGGGGATGATGGCACGGCATACGGTGTCATCTCAAGAGATGAGGCTTTAGAGATCTCAAATAAGCTTGGGCTTGATCTAGTGCTTATAGCGCCAGATGCGAAGCCGCCAGTTTGCAAGATAATGGACTACGGCAAATTCCGCTATCAGCAAGAGAAAAAGCAAAAAGAGGCCAAGAAAAAGCAAAAAACCATCGAGATAAAAGAGATAAAACTCTCTGTCAAGATCGCCCAAAACGATATAAACTACAAGGTTAAACACGCAAGCGAGTTTTTGCAAGATGGCAAACACGTTAAATTTCGTGTATTTTTAAAGGGTCGCGAGATGAGCACCCCAGAGGCTGGCGTAGCCATGCTTGAGAAGGTCTGGGAGATGATCAAAGATGAGGCTGACCGCGACAAAGAGCCTATAATAGAAGGTCGTTATGTAAATATGCTTGTAACTCCAAAAAAGGGTTAAATTCTCACAAAGAGCAGGCTAGGGCTTGCTCTTTTTTATTAAATTTTTAATACAAAAACTCACAAATAACTATTTTCAAAAATTCTATCATTTTTATATCTGCTAAATTTACGCAATGGTGTTTGCGGTTGATGTGGCTTGTGAGTTTGTAAATTTAAGTGTTTGTGCGAATGTTTTTAGCTAAATTTTGTCTAATTGCAGGTTAAATTTGGTAAGAAACTTGATTATTTGTAGCTTAAATTTAGCAAATTTTAAATTCCCTTGTTCGAATTTAATTGTCTTGCTGTCACTCGCAAAAGCGCTGTGCCTAAAACTTCTTGTGAGTTTTAAATTTTGTTTTTTATATGCTTGAGTGAGAGTTTTTAAGCTAAATTTTGCCTATGAGCTAGCTAAATTTGGCAAAGAGAATATCACTTTAATAATACTTTTTACAAAAGCTTTGACTACTTTTGGTTTTATTTGATGAGCAAATTTGGTAAGAAACTTGATTATTTGTAGCTTAAATTTATCAAATTTTAATCTTTGCTTAGCAGAATTTAATCATTTTGACATCGCTTGCGTGAGTGCTTTATTGAAATTTGACCAAGCAAACGCAGGCTATTAGAGTAAATTTGAACTTCTTGTGAGCTTGTAGATTTATGGTGCGTTATGGTGCGTGTGCGAGTGCCGTGAGCTAAATTTCATCTAATAGGTTGCTGAACTTGACGAGAGAAATATAGCTTTAATAAGTGCCCTTTGCAAATCTTTTGACTGCTTTTATTTTATTTGGAGCTAAATTTAGCAAATAATTTCTTTATTTATAGCTTAAATTTATAAAATTTTAATTTTTGTTTGCTGGAATTTTTTCTATTTTTTATCGCTCGCATGGATGCTTTACAGAAATTTGACTGGGTGAGAGCCGCATACTAGAGTAAAAATAAAAGCTTCTTTTGAGTAAATTCGATATTTGTAGTGTTTATGCGAGTGCTTTGAGCTAAATTTTGCCTAATAGCTGGTTAAATTTAATAAGTGAAATTTGGTTTTTCTTGTAAAAATGCGAGTAGTTTTTATCGCTTTAAAATGCTTTTTTGCGAAGGATTTGACTGCTTTTGTTTTATGTGGTAGCAAAATTTGATAAGAGAAATTTAGGTGTGGCTTAAATTTATAAAATTTAACTATCTCTTGCCAAAAATGTGCTCTGTTATCCGTTTGAGAAATTTTAGGTTTTGCTCGCTTTTTGGTAGGATTTTGTCATTTAGCCTTATTATGCCGAAGTTGCAAGCGCTATGAAAATTTCTCTCTCGCAACTCATTTGCTGCAAATTTCTTTATCGTCAAACAAGCCACGCATAGACCGCACCACTCGTGCAATCAAGCAAAAATATCCACAGGATGCTCCACGGCAAAAACTTTCAATTTTACTGCTCAAACCTTGCCGCTCCACCATTTGCCGTCATGTCAGCTTTTTTAGCAAAATTTATACTAAA comes from the Campylobacter concisus ATCC 51562 genome and includes:
- a CDS encoding YbaK/EbsC family protein encodes the protein MSEQIFNKIYELLSKNEAKFKVLNHESATTSEEVAKLRGTKMSQGAKALVCSIKGVDEEKFRQIFKDENVLNDYLLSDEKPAMKAGKIYILAILPADMQANLDSLTQKFDGKRASLASPDEVLALADCVFGSVPPFSFHKNLHIVVDERLLQRNDEIAFNAGLLDRSIILNTKDYTKIVRPTLINFAE
- the ung gene encoding uracil-DNA glycosylase produces the protein MQINLDDIKIEPSWKEVLKDEFLSENFARIKENFLKAKSTGTVYPPSALIFNAFNLTPFHSVKVVILGQDPYHGANQAMGLSFSVPSGVKVPPSLVNIYKEIYADLGTKEPNSGDLTKWAKQGVLLLNSTLSVSAGVANSHASFGWQGFTDAVIKKISENLQNVVFMLWGNPARAKAPLIDASKHLILEAAHPSPLARGAFFGCRHFSKANIYLANHGKTPIDWDLNVKI
- the thrS gene encoding threonine--tRNA ligase; this translates as MSDIIAYKLNGEIVDTQSIAGRESSAEPIYFDNSKEALHVIRHSCAHLMAQAIKSLYPKAKFFVGPNVEDGFYYDFRVDDEGTKLGESDLAVIEDKMKELAEKKIDIIKTCSTKANMSDKFKDDDLKQEVLKRIPDGEVSSYSQGDFEDLCRGPHVPNTKFLKFFKLTRVAGAYLGGDENREMLTRIYGTAYADKESLKEHIRIIEEAKKRDHRKLGVEMKLFTFDEEVGGGLPIWLPNGGRLRSKLEQLLYKAHRDRGYEPVRGPELLKADVWRRSGHYANYKENMYFTTIDETEYGIKPMNCVGHIKVYQSDIRSYRDLPLKFFEYGVVHRHEKSGVLHGLFRVREFAQDDSHIFCMPSQIKENILEILKFAGTIMENFGFHYEMEISTKPAKAIGGDEIWDTATKALKEALDENGFKYGIDEGGGAFYGPKIDIKITDALKRKWQCGTIQVDFNLPERFDLGYIDANNERQRPVMLHRALLGSFERFIGILLEHTAGELPFFIAPTQVVIVPISDAHLDYAKEISRELRKINVDSEIASKNESLNKRIRTAEKQRVPMIVVLGDNEVANKSVALRDRQARTQSDMSLAEFINLTKEKLSEVHF
- the infC gene encoding translation initiation factor IF-3 — encoded protein: MSKENEVLLNEDIRAREVRCVGDDGTAYGVISRDEALEISNKLGLDLVLIAPDAKPPVCKIMDYGKFRYQQEKKQKEAKKKQKTIEIKEIKLSVKIAQNDINYKVKHASEFLQDGKHVKFRVFLKGREMSTPEAGVAMLEKVWEMIKDEADRDKEPIIEGRYVNMLVTPKKG